From a region of the Besnoitia besnoiti strain Bb-Ger1 chromosome I, whole genome shotgun sequence genome:
- a CDS encoding hypothetical protein (encoded by transcript BESB_010300) has translation MAYASPPASGYFAAGSPPQYVTPGPYTATYTTVPPQSTQFYYVVQQQPQTRPRKCIFRVVCETLGWLTSAVVCTLCSAACGAASCCINGFVEDEFVPSKPQHQ, from the coding sequence ATGGCGTACGCATCTCCCCCCGCCAGCGGATACTTTGCCGCCGGCAGCCCCCCTCAGTACGTGACCCCCGGCCCGTACACGGCTACATACACAACGGTGCCGCCTCAAAGCACACAGTTCTACTACGTTGTCCAGCAGCAGCCCCAGACCCGGCCCCGGAAGTGCATTTTCAGAGTTGTCTGCGAGACACTCGGCTGGTTGActtccgccgtcgtctgcacGCTATGTTCTGCTGCGTGTGGCgctgcgagctgctgcatcaATGGCTTTGTCGAGGACGAATTTGTTCCGAGTAAACCGCAGCACCAGTAG
- a CDS encoding putative splicing factor 3b, subunit 3 (encoded by transcript BESB_010310), which produces MPVLYHLTLQKPTAIVHALQGNFSAPRAQEVVVSRGRILELLRPDDQGKLQAIASTEVFGIIRSIAAFRLTGANRDYLAVGSDSGRLVIVQFSAEKNEFERVHCETYGKTGVRRVVPGEYLAVDPKGRSLMVAAVERQKFVYIVNRDNKAQLTISSPLEAHKSHAICHDLCGIDMSFDNPLFASLEQNVEATDKKPATPGVTVPKGVCLWEMDLGLNHVIKKATLPVPPSAHCLIPVPGGGGADGPSGVLVCCGNFLLYKKPDHEEISCAIPRRLETGSDRGLVVVAFAVHRMKDFFFILIQTEYGDIYKVEISHEEGVVREIVCRYFDTVPVANALCVLKSGYLFVASEFGNHLFYQFTGIGSDASDPRCSSTHPLGREAIIAFKPRPLKNLALVDELPSLSPITDLKVLDAQGTGAPQVYALCGKGPRSSLRILQHGLGVEEMADNELPGRARAVWTTKLSHESAFDGYIIVAFEGSSLVLQIGDTVEEVTDSLFLTNVSSLLVALMYDDSFIQVHETGIRHILKSKRINEWRAPGGRRIKAADANDRQLVISLSGGELVLFEVDDAHTLVETARRNINVETTCMSIQATPKGRLRASFLAVGGLDNMVRILSLEKDRNLRQLATQLLPNNATPESVCLVTLTGLGTSNTEKGKTNDDAGILYLHVGLNTGIMIRSVVDPVLGTLLDQRSRFLGGRAVRFHAVTLGGQPAILALSEKSWLCYTFQHKLHCTPLNYDPLECVASFSSEQCVDGFVAIAGGSLRIFRCQRLGETFSQTVLPLSFTPRAMTALPHLPATEPHDTLNPAAGDVEPARRTAALAIVEADHNAYDESTKAEIRRALKGIKVNQEEEEEKEETDDMQLEEKEQQDLPEDLYGTFKAGEGKWGSCIRIVNPLMATTMDKVALETDEAALSCCYCEMEGLPLLIVGTVTAMTLHPRKVPQASIKVFSYDERFTLNLLHSTAVEDYPMALAPFRGMLLAGVGPKLRLYALGKKRLLKKCEYKNLPCGVAFIRVAGDRIFVGDLRESVHVMRYRLSENLFYVLADDVIPRWLTKGEVLDYHTFVAADKFDSIFICRVPSEAKQEELGDATGLRLRGDTTYLTDKCFKLQNVLQFHIGETVTALERATLTSGASECVVYGTVMGAIGSFCPFLTKHEMDLFTHLEMVLRTEKPPLGGREHIMFRSYYHPVKNTVDGDLCESYALLPADVQKRIAQDFEKTPAEILKHLEDIRNRIL; this is translated from the exons ATGCCGGTCCTCTACCACCTCACACTGCAGAAGCCGACGGCGATCGTCCACGCGCTGCAAGGCAACttcagcgcgccgcgagcgcaggaagtcgtcgtctctcgcgggcgcaTCCTGGAGCTGTTGCGCCCAGATGACCAAGGCAAGCTGCAGGCGATCGCCAGCACCGAGGTCTTTGGCATCATCCGCTCCATCGCCGCCTTCCGACTCACCGGCGCCAACCGCGACTATCTCGCCGTaggcagcgacagcggccgcctcgtcATCGTACAGTTCTCCGCGGAGAAGAATGAATTCGAACGTGTTCACTGCGAGACCTATGGAAAAACCG GTGTCCGGCGCGTGGTGCCGGGTGAGTACCTGGCGGTGGACCCCAAGGGCCGCTCGCTAATGGTCGCGGCCGTCGAGCGGCAGAAGTTTGTCTACATCGTGAACCGCGACAACAAGGCGCAGCTGACGATCAGCAGCCCACTGGAGGCTCACAAGAGCCATGCGATCTGCCACGATTTGTGCGGCATCGACATGAGCTTTGACAAtccgctcttcgcctcgctggagCAGAACGTCGAGGCCACCGACAAGAAACCCGCGACGCCAG gcgtcacAGTGCCGAAGGGCGTGTGTCTGTGGGAGATGGACCTTGGGTTGAACCACGTGatcaagaaggcgacgcttcctgtgccgccttcggcgcacTGTTTGATTCCGGTgccgggaggcggcggcgcggacggtCCGAGCGGCGTGTTGGTGTGCTGCGGCAACTTTTTGCTCTACAAGAAGCCTGACCACGAGGAGATTTCGTGTGCGattccgcggcgtctggagACGGGGTCGGACCGCGGCTTGGTCGTGGTGGCGTTTGCGGTGCATCGCATGAAGGACTTTTTTTTCATTTTGATTCAGACGGAGTACGGCGACATCTACAAAGTCGAGATTTCGCACGAGGAGGGCGTAGTGCGCGAGATCGTCTGTCGGTACTTTGACACCGTGCCCGTGGCGAATGCGCTTTGCGTGCTCAAGTCGGGGTACTTGTTTGTCGCCTCGGAGTTTGGAAACCACCTGTTCTACCAGTTCACCGGCATCGGGTCGGACGCCTCGGATCCGCGCTGCTCGTCGACTCACCCGCTGGGACGCGAGGCGATCATCGCCTTCAAGCCGCGACCGCTGAAAAACCTCGCGCTGGTCGATGagctgccttcgctctcgcccaTTACCGACCTGAAGGTGCTCGACGCGCAGGgcaccggcgcgccgcaAGTCTACGCTCTCTGCGGCAAGGGCCCCCGCAGCTCACTCCGCATTTTGCAGCACGGCCTTGGCGTCGAGGAGATGGCAGACAACGAGCTccccggccgcgcgcgggctgtCTGGACGACGAAGCTCTCGCACGAGAGCGCCTTTGACGGATACATTATCGTCGCCTTCGAGGGCAGCAGCTTGGTGCTGCAGATCGGCGACACGGTTGAGGAGGTGACCGATTCGCTCTTCTTGACTAACGTCTCGTCGCTGCTCGTCGCGCTCATGTATGACGACTCCTTCATCCAAGTTCACGAGACCGGCATCCGCCACATCCTCAAGAGCAAACGGATCAACGAGtggcgcgcgccaggcgggcggcgcatcAAAGCCGCCGACGCCAACGACCGCCAGCTCGTCATCTCGCTGTCGGGCGGCGAACTCGTTCTCTTCGAAGTCGACGACGCACACACCCTCGTCGAGACTGCGCGCAGAAACATCAACGTCGAGACGACCTGCATGAGCATCCAGGCGACGCCTAAgggacgcctccgcgcctccttcctcgccgtcggcggcttGGACAACATGGTACGCATCCTCAGCCTCGAAAAAGACCGAAACCTGCGCCAACTCGCGACCCAGCTTCTGCCCAACAACGCCACTCCCGAgagcgtctgcctcgtcacACTCACCGGCCTTGGAACGAGCAACACTGAAAAAGGCAAAACAAACGACGACGCTGGCATCCTCTACCTACAC GTCGGCTTAAACACGGGTATCATGATTCGCAGCGTCGTCGATCCCGTTCTTGGAACACTTCTCGACCAGAGGAGCCGATTCCTGGGAGGCCGCGCAGTGCGCTTCCATGCCGTGACTCTTGGAGGCCAGCCGGCAA TCCTGGCGCTCAGCGAGAAATCCTGGCTCTGCTACACTTTCCAACACAAGCTTCACTGCACACCGCTGAACTACGACCCGCTCGAGTgcgtcgcttccttctcctctgaaCAG TGCGTTGACGGTTTCGTCGCGATTGCCGGCGGCAGTCTGCGAATCTTCAGGTGCCAGAGGCTTGGGGAGACCTTCAGTCAGACGGTGTTGCCGCTTTCCTTCACGCCCCGCGCGATGACCGCTCTTCCTCATCTCCCTGCAACCG AGCCCCACGACACACTGAacccggcggcgggcgacgtggagcctgcgcggcgaacgGCAGCGCTGGCGATCGTCGAGGCAGATCACAACGCATACGACGAAtcgacgaaggcggagatTCGCAGGGCGCTCAAGGGGATCAAAGTCAaccaggaggaggaagaagaaaaggaggaaaCCGACGACATGCAG CTTGAGGAAAAGGAGCAACAAGATCTGCCGGAGGACCTCTACGGAACCTTCAAAGCCGGGGAGGGCAAATGGGGATCCTGCATCCGCATCGTCAATCCTCTCATG GCGACCACGATGGACAAGGTCGCGCTGGAGaccgacgaggccgcgctcaGCTGCTGCTACTGCGAGATGGAgggcctgccgctgctcaTCGTCGGGACGGTCACTGCGATGACGCTGCACCCCAGAAAA GTGCCTCAGGCGTCCATCAAAGTGTTTTCCTACGACGAGAGGTTTACCCTCAATCTTCTTCACTCG ACTGCTGTTGAGGACTACCCGatggcgctcgcgccgttcCGCGGCATGCTCCTGGCGGGCGTCGGCCCCAAGCTCCGCCTGTACGCCCTGGGCAAGAAGCGGCTGCTGAAGAAATGTGAATACAAG AACCTGCCTTGTGGCGTGGCGTTCATCCGTGTCGCGGGCGACAGAATTTTCGTCGGAGACTTGCGCGAAAGCGTCCACGTGATGCGGTACCGCCTCAGCGAAAATCTTTTCTACGTCTTGGCGGACGATGTGATTCCGAG gtggCTGACGAAGGGCGAAGTGCTGGACTACCATACCTTTGTTGCCGCAGACAAATTCGACTCCATCTTCATCTGCCGC GtgccgagcgaggcgaagcaggaggaGCTTGGAGACGCCAcggggctgcgcctgcgaggagacactACGTATCTGACAGACAAGTGCTTCAAACTTCAAAACGTGCTTCAGTTCCACATCGGCGAAACCGTGACcgccctcgagcgcgcgACGCTCACGTCAGGGGCCTCGGAGTGCGTCGTGTACGGCACTGTCATGGGCGCGATCGGCTCTTTCTGTCCCTTCCTAACCAAACATGAG ATGGATTTATTCACGCATCTCGAGATGGTGTTGCGCACGGAGAAGCCTCCGCtaggcggccgcgagcacATCATGTTCCGTTCGTACTACCACCCGGTGAAg AACACGGTCGACGGCGACCTGTGCGAGAGCtacgcgctgctgcccgccGACGTGCAGAAGAGAATCGCCCAGGATTTCGAAAAAACCCCCGCAGAGATCCTGAAGCACCTCGAAGATATTCGAAACCGCATTCTCTAG